The sequence TCCGCCACCGGCAGCATTCAGTTCAGGGTAAAAGTCCCCTGTAAGCATAAAAGATGCTTTACGCCGGACGGAATCCTGTTGTGTATATAAAGTATACAGGTCGTAAGTGGGGCCTATGGCGCCCCCCCAGCCACCACCGCCGGTTACCAGGTCGCCGCTGGGTGCAAACTGCGCCTGCAGTGCATTGCCTAACCCATAACCTACACCAGGCGCCCATTGCAATGCAAAAAGCGATTCCTGGCTATTGTTATACTGCGTTCTGAAAAGATTATAATAGCTGGACAGCAGTGATAAACCGCTTTTGTTGCAAACATTACCGGCGTATAATTTAGCACTGTCTAATAAAGCCTGGTTTCGGGTCATGTTCTGGTTAAGGCCGGCCCAGGTGAGGTATATTTTGCTGAGCATGCCCTGCGCCGACCAGGTGGTTACCCTGCCTGCTGCATCTGAAGCCGGCAGGTTTTTCGCCGCAAAGGTTAGATCGGAAGCAATGAATTTATATACGTCCGACACAATATTCCGGCGCAGCAACGGCGAGTCTATCAGCTTGGTGTTGTCTTCTATAATAGGTACTGCCCCCCATAACTGTACGAGGTGAAAGTAAACAGTAGCCCTGACGAACCTGGCTTCGGCCAGTGCGGCATTTATGTCTTTCGCCGGTATAGTGGCCGGCGCTTTATCCCTGATGGCCTTGATGGTAACATTGCATTGACCTACGATCTTGTAAAAACTGCGCCAGGTACCGGCCAATTGGCCATTATCACCCGTAATGGAGAAGGTGGTGAATTGCACCAGGTCGGGATTGTATGGCTGCAGCAGATTGCCGCTTAATACGTCGCCTACCCCGAGGTATGGAAAAGAATTATAGTCGAACCAGGTAGCGCCACCATATAATGCTGCGGTGGCCAGCCTCAGATCGGAAGTGGATTGGTAAAAGTTATCCGAAGTGATCTGTGATAAAGACGGACGATCGAGAAAACTTTTTTGGCAACCGGATGTACACACCAGTACAAACAGCAGCGGTATAATGATTCTATATATTAATTTCATATAATTTTCTTTTACTTCGTTAAAGCCAGGTTTGCGCCTATTGTAAACACGCGGGGTTGCGGATAAAAACCAGCGTCTACACCCGCCAGCAAGGGGTTCCACGACCCAATTTCAGGATCTACCCCGCTGTATTTCTTAATGATGAAGGCATTGGTTACATTCACATATACCCGTAACGAACTCATGCGTACTTTCGTCAGCAGCTGCTGCGGCAGGGTATAACCGAGTGAAATGTTCTTACACCTGATAAACGAACCGTCTTCGATAAACCGGTCGGACAGGCGATTGTTATCATTACCGCTGCTCTGGCTTATCCTTTCTATGCTGGTACCTGGATTGGTCACATATACGTTGTTTACATCGGTGGCCGATCCGTTCGGGTCTCTCATGCCGAGTTTGGCATAATTGAGCACCGATCTGAAATACCCAAAGTTCTGGTTGGGATTATCGCCATTGATCCGCATGCTGTTCATTACTTTGTTGCCCACATTGGCGCTAAGAAAAATATTGAGGTCAAAGTTTTTATAAGAAAAAGTATTGTTAAAGCCTATCTGGAATTTGGGGATCGGCGTTCCCAAAAAGGTTTGATCACGTTGGTCGATCACTGAATCGCCGTTCAGGTCACGAAATTTCACATCGCCCAGCCAAACACCGCCTGTAGTGGGTGTGATGGGAATTTTTACCCCTGTTGTAGGGTTCACCGGTATAGCCGGGTGAGTTTTAAAATCACCGGCATCAGTAAATAATCCATCGGTTTGGTAACCCCAAAACTCGCCAATCGAACGGCCAACCATCGACTTGGCGGCAATAGCCGTTCCATAGTAACCATACAAGGCTGCACCCTCGGCATTCAGCGTCAGTATTTTGTTGGTATTATGCGATACAGTTATATCCGATTTCCAGGTAAAGTTTTTGCTTTTTATATTCACCGAGCTGATCCTGAAATCGAACCCTTTGTTGCTCACAGCCCCGATGTTTTTATAGGGGGCAGCGAGTGCTCCGGGATTCCAGCCGGTAGAAGGAACTGTTCCAGAATACAGCGGCAGCGGCAGGCTAAGCAAAAGGCCGTCGGTCCTGCGATCGTAAAAATCTACTGAGAAATTGATCCGCTGGTTAAATAATGTACCATCCAACCCTATGTTGGCATATTTTGTTTTTTCCCATCGTACCAACGGGTTGGGCAAATTGGCCGTAAGCTGCGCCACACCCGATAAACCATTTGCACTTGTGATGAGTGTAGAGGCGTAGGCGTAATCGCTGATACTCTGGTTATTGGTAAGCCCATACCCTATCCTGAGCTTCAGTTCATTAAAAAAGGTCAACTGTTTAAAAAAGTCTTCATTGTTTATTTTCCAGGCAAAGGCCCCTGAATAAGTGGTAACCCAGCGATTACCGGCCGCAAATTTTGAAGAACCATCTGCCCGCACATTGGCGGTAAACAGGTACCTGTCGTTATAACCAAAATTAAGGCGCCCGAAATACGACTCCTGTGCGCTGTGCCCCTTATTGCCCGAATTGGTAGCGGTTGTGGCATCGCCACTGTTAATAGCCTGCACATTGTTCGAAGGGAAATTTTTACGGGTAGCCGATACTTCTTCAAAAGTGCTTACCTGCGCTTCATGCCCCAGCAAAGCATTTACATTGTATTTGTTGCTGAAAAAGCGGTTATAGGTTAAATAGTTCCTGAGTGTTGTATAATAGTTTTGGCCGTACGAATAGGTTGAACTATTTACTTTGTTCACGATGCTGCCGATGGTATAGGTAGGCGTAAATTGATCCTGGGTTCCAAAATCAAAACTGCCGGATACTTCATTCCGGAGCGAGAGGTCGCGGGTAAAAGCTATTTCGGCATAGGCATTGCCGAATAGCTGGTTTCTTTTTTTATCATTTTTGGTGATCAGGGCTATGGCAAAAGGATTGAGTGCATAAGCACCGTAAATGTTCGGATCATTACCGCCCCAGCTGCCGTCGGCATTCTGCACATTTACATCAGGGGTTTGATTCAGCGCCATTGAAATAACGCCCGAACTTGAAGTCGTTACTTTTTCAGTAATGTGCGCGAGTTGCAAACTGGTACCGATCTTCAGCCAGCTGGTGGTTTTATTATCAAGGTTCAACCTTACGGAGGTCCTGCCAAAATCTGATCCCAGTGCAATACCTTCCTGGCGGAAATAAGAACCGGACAGCAGGTACTGGGTACGGTTGTCGCCGCCACTCACGGTGAGGGTATGATTTTGCATGGGCGCATTCCTGAATAATGCTTTTTGCCAGTTGGTGCCTTCACCGAGGTATTGCGGATTGGCAAACTGTGGCCGCAGGTCGTACCCGATAACAGCGCTTTTTTCGTTCATGAAGCCGGCATACTCACGCAGGTTCATGGTTGGATAATAATCCGGCAATTGCTGTCTTCCTGCATAAAAGTCGTAGGTAATCCTGGGGACACCGGCCTGCCCCCTTTTAGTGGTTATAATAATAACCCCATTGGTAGCCTGCGAGCCATAGATAGCTGTGGCCGATGCATCTTTTAATACATCTATGCTTTCTATTTCGGAAGGATTGATACTTGCCAGCGGGTTAGAGCCGCCGCTCGTATTGGCAGCGCCGCCAACGATCACTCCGTCGATCACATATAAAGGTGGGTTATTATTGAAGGAAGATAAACCGCGGATCTGTATTGACACAGCGCCTCCCGGTTGCCCGGAAACCTGCTGTACTACCACTCCCGGCACTTTACCCTGCAGGGCCTGGTCGAAAGTTACCGGTTGTGTTTTTCGCAATTCTTCACCGGTTACAGAAGAGATAGACCCGGTGAGGTCTTTACGTTTTGATTTACCGTAACCTATTACGACCACATCTTCCATTTTTATGTCATTTTCTTCCAATCTCACTTCGAGCGTATTGCTCTTACCTACCTTCACCTCTTTCTGGAGGTAGCCAATCATGCTTATTATCAGCACATCACCTTCTTTAGCTTCAATGGCAAAGCGGCCATTGACGTCGGAAGTGGTGCTGGTAGTGGTACCAGTAATAAAAATGAGGGCATCCTGCAAAGGCTTGTTTTGCGGGGAAGCCGTTATTTTACCGGTGATCTTTTTCGTGCCGGCCCTTTCCTGTGCACTGCTATTCAAAGTAATGAGCAGGCAACAGCAAAAAGACCATAGCAGCAATAGTCGCAAACGAATCGTTTTGGTTGATTTCATATGTGTGTGTTTAGCTTGACTACATTCTTATCGTCAGTTTCTTTCCTTCATACATCACTTCTTTATTGTACCCCGCTTCAAAGTCCAACTGCTTCGCCTGACCGGGTGTAATGAAGTTGATACGCAACGTTCTTTTCAGCAGCATTCCAGTAAACGACCCTTTGCGATCGCCAACGGTCACTGACTTTGTGGCTTCACTGTATTTTACAGGAATGATCGAGAAAGCACCTTTTTCGTAGTTGTAATTGGTCCCTTCATCTTCATACAGGTTGAAAGATGCATCGGCGCCGGTGTAAACGTTCAATGTAATGGTGTCAGCCGGTTTTTCTGCCGTGTATTGTAGCGCCGGCCCGAAAGGAATGATAGAACCTGCTTTTACAAAGACAGGCATACGTTCATACGGTGCATCAGCCATGATTTTTTGACCGGCCGCATACCATTTTCCCGAATAGAGGTCGTACCAGCCTGCAGATGCCGGCAAATACAACGCCCGTTTGGTTTGCCTGTATTCATACACAGGATTTACTAGCAAAGAAGGACCGAACAGGTATTGATCGCCTATGTTCAATACGGCTGTATCTTTTGCAAAGTCCATCGCCAACCCACGCATGATGGTGTAGTTTTCATGATAAGCTGCGCCGGCCAATGAATAGATGTAAGGCATTAAACGGTAACGCAGTTGATCGTAATAGAGAAAGCTCTGGTAAGCGTGATGTGTTTCAGGAGCCATGTTGAATATCTCCCGGTAAGGGAACTGTCCATGCGAACGGAATAAAGGCACAAATGCGCCAAACTGGTACCAGCGTGTATTCAGCTCCCGCCACTCTTCCAGGTTTGCGGCATCCGGTCTTTCAAATTTTTCCGGCACTACAAAACCACCGATATCCATGGTCCAGTAAGGCAATCCTGACAGGGAGAAATTAACACCCGCTGCTATCTGGTTTTTCATATCACGCCAGGTGGACCCGATATCACCGCTCCATATAGCTGCCGCATAGCGCTGAGAACCTGCAAAACCGGAACGGGTCAATAAGAACACCCGCCTGTTGGGGTCTGTTGAACGCTGTCCTTCGTAGATCCCTTTTGCATTTTGTAAAGGATAAGCATTCAGGTATTCGGCTGCGCTGCCTAATGCAGTAGGCGTCATTTGCGACTTTCTTTTTCCAGGATCAACGTTGGAAAGAATATCGGGTTCGCTTGCATCCATCCACCAGGCATCAATTCCTTTACTGTATATCTTTTTGTTGATCAGGTCCCAGAAACCTTTCCGTGCATTTTCATTAAAGGCATCATAGAATGTGGAAACATAGCCCTTGCCGATCCAGTCTCTTTGCCTGTCAGCAATGTTCCTTTTATACAGCCAGCCGTTCCTGTCAAATTCGTTGTAAGTGGAAATGCCTTCATAGAATTTCGGCCATACCGAGATCATGATCTGCGTGTTGTACTTTTTGTGCAGCACATTGATCATGCTATCGGGGTTGGGGAAACGGGTTTCATCAAATTCCTGGCTGCCCCACCCGGCTTCTTTCCAGTAGCTCCAGTCTAATACAATATTGTCAATGGGAATTTTTCTTTTCCGAAATTCATCAACAGTCGACAAGATCTCATCCTGCGTTTTGTATCGTTCCCTGCTTTGCCAGAAACCGAGGGCCCATTTTGGCACAATAGGCGCTTTACCGGTAAGGGTTCTGTAACCGCCGATCACCTCATCCATGTTATTGCCATAGATGAAATAATAATCAATCTGCTGACCGGCTTCAGAGCAAAAACCAAAGCTGTTTTGCTCTGCCACAGTCAAGGGCTCCTGCCATTTCAGGGAAAGATAGGATTCGCCGCCTTCGGGTGTCCATTCAATTCTAACAGGTATTTTTTCTCCTTTTTTGAATTGGAAGGGGATCAATGCAGGCGCCGGGTTCCATGCTTTGCGCCAATGGTCCAGCACAAGTTTACCATCGAGCCAAACTTTCAGCGAACCGCCAAATGTGAAACGGAACTGATGAAGGCCTGAAAGATAACTGGCCAGGCTGCCTTCCCAGGTTACCACCCCGGTGGCGGGTGTAAACTCGCCGGGAAGCTGGTTCTTTGAGTCGCCCAGGAACTCCATATTGATCGCTGCTTCCGCTCTTTCAGTAATTATTTCCTGCGGTTTGCGCTTATCATTGGCATACGATGTTGTAAGCCAACCAGCCACTCCTTTTTTTGAAAAGAGCTGCAGGTCGGCCAGCGGATGAAGCGGCCTCACATCCCCTGCCCTGGTCAGGGAATAATTATCCCACAGAATACCATAGTTTTTATTGGAGATCAGAAAAGGAACGGCCACTTCTGTATTGTTCTGGAAGAAAGTAACCTGCTGCCCCCTGTAGTTGATGATGCCGTCCTGGTGCTGTCCCAGGCCATACCATGCATCACTGGCTGTGGTTTGAAATGCCTGGGTAAGTGTGTAATGCCGTTTGCCATCAAACACTGCAGGCTGAAAATGTCGCCCCAACGGTTGTTTTTCATTCAGTATTTTTTCACCTTTCTGGTCCCTGAAAGAAACGGCGCCTGTTTTAAGGTCTACAACAGCGGTAAGGTTTTTTGTTTTTAGTGTTACGCTTTCTTTGGAGGGAATGACATTCCAGGAAAGACCAGGTCTTTTACTGTAAACAGTGACAAGGCTTTGCGTGGAGGCCATTTCTTTCCCTGGGGCCGCCATCACCCTGATGATGTTGTCGGCAATCACTTCCAGCTTAACTGCATTTGATGTACCTGTAACGAGGGGATCGGTGAAAACAATTACACCGTTGGGAGTAGTAATATAGGACGGCGGTGCTGCCAACAAAACATTCAACAGCGCAGAACTCAGCAAACTAAACAATAGTAGTCGTAATTTCATACAGCAATACAATGATTATTGAATGCTGTAAAACTATTGTTATGCCCTTTGAAACAGGGGAGTTGAATGTTTCATAGTAGGGTAATGAATGTTGCAAAGAACTGATTTTCAGTGAAGATTATTGAACAACCCGACATCATCGGCCATTAACGGATTGTTGGGAAAAGTCCGATAAGGCTTTAATGCCAATAGCCTCCGGTGGAAACCGGAGGTCTTGTACCTAAACGATGAACCTGACAAGGCCCTATGAAAGGATCCTTATCACATTTGCATGCGTCAGTTCATCAGCATTTTTTGCCGGCAGCGTAACGACCAACCCCTTCTCAGTCCTTTCGAAGGTTAATGATTGCCTTGTTGGTACCCATTCCACTTTTTGAATTTCTTTCGGAAAATGCGTGCTGTTGATTGCCAGGTTTTTTATAGCAAGTTTCCCATCCTGCGGCCAACCCATTGCAGTTGCATAAAGCACATCGCCTTTCACATTAAAGCGA is a genomic window of Paraflavitalea devenefica containing:
- a CDS encoding RagB/SusD family nutrient uptake outer membrane protein — translated: MKLIYRIIIPLLFVLVCTSGCQKSFLDRPSLSQITSDNFYQSTSDLRLATAALYGGATWFDYNSFPYLGVGDVLSGNLLQPYNPDLVQFTTFSITGDNGQLAGTWRSFYKIVGQCNVTIKAIRDKAPATIPAKDINAALAEARFVRATVYFHLVQLWGAVPIIEDNTKLIDSPLLRRNIVSDVYKFIASDLTFAAKNLPASDAAGRVTTWSAQGMLSKIYLTWAGLNQNMTRNQALLDSAKLYAGNVCNKSGLSLLSSYYNLFRTQYNNSQESLFALQWAPGVGYGLGNALQAQFAPSGDLVTGGGGWGGAIGPTYDLYTLYTQQDSVRRKASFMLTGDFYPELNAAGGGYRATSCNLKKHVVGTAADNNSPTMDLWSSIEHNALLRLADVYLVYAEAILGNNASTTDAEALKYFNKVRTRAGVDPAPLLDADTLFRERRIELVYESQFWFDLVRLSYYNPQKAIDALKNQKRQLFTYSNGIATPTPYNVAITPPTIYTFTLPIPATELTADPKLSEPPVAYY
- a CDS encoding SusC/RagA family TonB-linked outer membrane protein, with amino-acid sequence MKSTKTIRLRLLLLWSFCCCLLITLNSSAQERAGTKKITGKITASPQNKPLQDALIFITGTTTSTTSDVNGRFAIEAKEGDVLIISMIGYLQKEVKVGKSNTLEVRLEENDIKMEDVVVIGYGKSKRKDLTGSISSVTGEELRKTQPVTFDQALQGKVPGVVVQQVSGQPGGAVSIQIRGLSSFNNNPPLYVIDGVIVGGAANTSGGSNPLASINPSEIESIDVLKDASATAIYGSQATNGVIIITTKRGQAGVPRITYDFYAGRQQLPDYYPTMNLREYAGFMNEKSAVIGYDLRPQFANPQYLGEGTNWQKALFRNAPMQNHTLTVSGGDNRTQYLLSGSYFRQEGIALGSDFGRTSVRLNLDNKTTSWLKIGTSLQLAHITEKVTTSSSGVISMALNQTPDVNVQNADGSWGGNDPNIYGAYALNPFAIALITKNDKKRNQLFGNAYAEIAFTRDLSLRNEVSGSFDFGTQDQFTPTYTIGSIVNKVNSSTYSYGQNYYTTLRNYLTYNRFFSNKYNVNALLGHEAQVSTFEEVSATRKNFPSNNVQAINSGDATTATNSGNKGHSAQESYFGRLNFGYNDRYLFTANVRADGSSKFAAGNRWVTTYSGAFAWKINNEDFFKQLTFFNELKLRIGYGLTNNQSISDYAYASTLITSANGLSGVAQLTANLPNPLVRWEKTKYANIGLDGTLFNQRINFSVDFYDRRTDGLLLSLPLPLYSGTVPSTGWNPGALAAPYKNIGAVSNKGFDFRISSVNIKSKNFTWKSDITVSHNTNKILTLNAEGAALYGYYGTAIAAKSMVGRSIGEFWGYQTDGLFTDAGDFKTHPAIPVNPTTGVKIPITPTTGGVWLGDVKFRDLNGDSVIDQRDQTFLGTPIPKFQIGFNNTFSYKNFDLNIFLSANVGNKVMNSMRINGDNPNQNFGYFRSVLNYAKLGMRDPNGSATDVNNVYVTNPGTSIERISQSSGNDNNRLSDRFIEDGSFIRCKNISLGYTLPQQLLTKVRMSSLRVYVNVTNAFIIKKYSGVDPEIGSWNPLLAGVDAGFYPQPRVFTIGANLALTK
- a CDS encoding glycoside hydrolase family 31 protein, which encodes MKLRLLLFSLLSSALLNVLLAAPPSYITTPNGVIVFTDPLVTGTSNAVKLEVIADNIIRVMAAPGKEMASTQSLVTVYSKRPGLSWNVIPSKESVTLKTKNLTAVVDLKTGAVSFRDQKGEKILNEKQPLGRHFQPAVFDGKRHYTLTQAFQTTASDAWYGLGQHQDGIINYRGQQVTFFQNNTEVAVPFLISNKNYGILWDNYSLTRAGDVRPLHPLADLQLFSKKGVAGWLTTSYANDKRKPQEIITERAEAAINMEFLGDSKNQLPGEFTPATGVVTWEGSLASYLSGLHQFRFTFGGSLKVWLDGKLVLDHWRKAWNPAPALIPFQFKKGEKIPVRIEWTPEGGESYLSLKWQEPLTVAEQNSFGFCSEAGQQIDYYFIYGNNMDEVIGGYRTLTGKAPIVPKWALGFWQSRERYKTQDEILSTVDEFRKRKIPIDNIVLDWSYWKEAGWGSQEFDETRFPNPDSMINVLHKKYNTQIMISVWPKFYEGISTYNEFDRNGWLYKRNIADRQRDWIGKGYVSTFYDAFNENARKGFWDLINKKIYSKGIDAWWMDASEPDILSNVDPGKRKSQMTPTALGSAAEYLNAYPLQNAKGIYEGQRSTDPNRRVFLLTRSGFAGSQRYAAAIWSGDIGSTWRDMKNQIAAGVNFSLSGLPYWTMDIGGFVVPEKFERPDAANLEEWRELNTRWYQFGAFVPLFRSHGQFPYREIFNMAPETHHAYQSFLYYDQLRYRLMPYIYSLAGAAYHENYTIMRGLAMDFAKDTAVLNIGDQYLFGPSLLVNPVYEYRQTKRALYLPASAGWYDLYSGKWYAAGQKIMADAPYERMPVFVKAGSIIPFGPALQYTAEKPADTITLNVYTGADASFNLYEDEGTNYNYEKGAFSIIPVKYSEATKSVTVGDRKGSFTGMLLKRTLRINFITPGQAKQLDFEAGYNKEVMYEGKKLTIRM